The genomic region GATGTCGGACGCGGAGCCCTCTACCATAACTatggtgtcgtccgcatattggaggagggagacccctcccccACCCACTAGGTGGGGGACTACGCCGCGGATATGGCCGGAAGCTTTGGCCTTATCAAGGATGACCGCGAGGGCATCGACGACCATGTTGAACAGAAACGGGGAGAACGGGTCACCCTGGCGGACCCCAGGTAAGGTGGGGAAGTAAGGCCCGATCTCACCGTTGATGTTGACCGCCGTCCGACCGCAGGTGACGAGTTGCATAATGCGGGTCACCCAGCGGTCGTCGAAGCCCTTTCGAAGCAAAACTTCCCAAAGGAAGGGCCAATGGACAGTGTCGTAGGCTTTGTGAAAGTCGAGCTTTAGGAAGACCGCGCGGTGGTTCTTGGCTCGGACTTCATGGAGGACTTCGTGAAAGACCTGCACCATCCAAAATAAACCGGCCTTGGATGAAGGCGGATTGGTTGGGGTAGGTGATAGAGTCCGCTAGAAGGGCCTTGGATGAAGGCGGATTGGTCTGTTTTCAAGACAAACAAAATACAGATGCAGGGTCCGAATGTAAATTCAGAACTAGCCAGAATGATCTGGCCCTTACATCATGTCTCTCAACTAGACTTGACCTATCATAAGGACTAAAAAGCATCGGTCTTCAAAAGTAAAATCCTTGCCAGCCTTCGATCGAACAGCATTGGGCACATGCAACATCTTGCCTACGCTTGTAGTTAGAGAAGACATGCCATTTCTGGTAGTGGTATAGACACGCCATGCCAGTGTATTCTCTTGATTTCCTGaacagcatcatcaagatcgaagagGTTGTTATTCTACTGATGGTCGGTATTAGTGGCTCTGTATTATTCAACTTCTTTCATACACCTGTATCACCAAGGCATAAGTGTTCTTGGTCGAGCAAATTCCCGCTGATGAGTGTTTCCATCATAGTTTTCATCCATCTTCCTGCGCATATGTGGCTTGAACCTGCACAATGCCCCCATAGCATGTGTAAGTAGGAATCGATTAAAAAGATCTACTATTATGGAGTGTAGTATTTCGATGAACAACACGACATTCAAATATTTACTAGACACATATCCAATCTTTTGTCAGTGCTGAAATTCTTAGTCCAAGTACAAGGAGGCTGTTTTACAAGATCGCAGAAGATATGAATTGTGTAAACCCACGTCAAAGCAACCACGTTATTTCATAAGCAGCAGTACTTTTTCACTGGCCTGCACTATGAGATTCAGATGTCCCATACAAATGTCTGGTCGAACCAAACTATCATTCACGAGAAATGATCGTTCAAATCATTAGTTGTGATCCCTGTAGATTTTAATTTTAATGTTTGACTGTCGTGGCCCCTTGTTCAACCTCAACATGAGATCAAATTCATAGCTGCCTAGGCGCCTTGGAATCTGGCCCctagaatttttttccttttttttggcaGACTGCGCCAACTTGAAATTGTAGTGGAATATTGGATCCCCAATGAGCATGAGATGGCGTGATGGCTGCCGCTTCAGGGTTCTGCAATTCCTTCTCACCGATGGTACTCGTGCTCCGCCAAAACAGATTCTTCTCTACTATTAAAGATATCGTTATACACTGAGTGCATCGATGATTGTGAAGGTGATACTCGGAATTGCATAAAGGTAGTTTCTAGACTAGTTTGCAGGGAAAACATTTGGAGTTGTGCCACCAGTTTCGCAAGTGTTTATGCTCATGTTTTATATCGCCAGTTTTGGCGCTTTTCAGACTTATTTTTTTTCGACTTCTGCTCAGTAGTTTATGAGCTATTTCAGACCTTAAGACTTTGTTACATTTTTATTTAATAATATGCCTGCATGCATcaattgatgcagaggccgaggtcatcctccttttcaaaaaaaatgctGCAATTTTGCCGACATGCATACTTCTGTTTTTATTTTTAACCAAGACATGCACATGCCTTGCAGGGAGCATAAAATTGCATCGTATACAAGGAGAACAAATGTACACCAGCTAAAAAAATAGTGAATTAGCACGGGTAGGCGTACCTACATAAGATGCCGACCACAGTAACTCGTCCGAAATGCTTGCCAAAGCATGAAAGAACCGTATTAAGTAGCCCAGGAGCAAGAGTGTAATTTACATAAAATCTTCAGTTATCTTCAACCATGGACAGGGAGGGGAAATAACAAGTACTCTCATCCTTGGAGTGCTCCCCATGCTCCAACTTCAAAAGATTCaattttaaatgtttcaaaaaattaTAGAAAAATATATGAATGTTTACAAGGAATGCGACTACAACTCCTAAAAAATTCAGGTCCAAACTCTAAATGTACATTGAGAAAAAAAAGtgaaatctagcatgaatagtgtcataaaaagacaaaagcaacatttgacactattcacatctgaATTTGTCTTCTTTGTTTCTGAATGTACATTTTGAGTTTGAACCTGAAATTTTTAGGAGGTGTAGTCACATTCCTTATGAACATTCacatttattttcagaatttttgaaacatttaaaaATTCATGTTTTACACTTGGAGTATAGGAAGCAccccaaggatgggagcacctgaTATTTCCCCTGGACAGGGATTAGCAATTCCACTGACAACATGTGCCGATAATACTTAGAAAATGATGTCACGTTCAATGTCTAGTTAATGAAGAACATCCCAATTAAATAAATGATCCAGGGACAGTGAAAGCATCAGAAATACATAGTATATCATACTGAAGAGAATAATAGACCATTCTACTCGATGGTTACTACGTGGCTTGAACTTTCAGTTTTTTTTCCCGAGAGTACGCAAATCATACTTTCAGTTAtagagggggtgggggggggggtatcAAACAAACAATATTCAGCAAACCAAATTGTTGTAGAGAACCATCATTTCCATTCCTATTTTTTTTCGACCATAGTTTTATCAGATACAGCAAAGAATGTATGGAAAAAAGAGATAAACGGAACATGCTTCCGTTGTCATAGCATCGGCCTGCAAAAGAGTGACTAATTTGGTCAACAAACCCAATAATCAAGGTACATAATTCAAAAAACTACCTATTTGTACATTGACTGGTTCATCACTGTAAAACTGGGTGTTATCCATATGGGACTTGGGCAGCTGCACCAAAGCGGGGACACAATTTCCTCCCTACTGGCATCTTCAAGGTTGAGAACACCTATATCCCGGGGATTCGTCTTATACATCCAATTATATTGCTCATCATCTGCGAAATAGACACAATTTGCCTTCAGTTGCGGATATTCTTCAGCACTAAGGCATATAGGCTGGTTACGCCCAAGAAACAACACGTTATGATGCAAGCTATTTATTTCCACGAGCTCTTCTGCTTCCATATCAACTTTGTGTAACCAGACTTTATTAGTTTTAACTATGAGCTCCTCATAACCCGCATCTATGAGTTCAGCCTTCCTGCAAACTTGCAGCAGACCGCCCCATGGACCCTGAAGAAGGTAGAACTGCCCCTTGTACTCAGAACTGTAAATGGCAATCTCATCTGCAATTATATTCCTCGTGACGGTACGACCAGTGAGGTCAAAAGCATCCATTCGCCCGGCTCTTGTGGATGCATACAATAGACCATCCATGTAGATGCATAGATCATAGTCCCAACCCGGCGGCAGCGAGGTCCACTTACAATCTCCTACCCTTGCAAACGAAAGCTGACGTACTGGACCATGGATGAGAACCGCAATATAGCTTCCTGTGGACGGATCCGGAAAGATAAATACCCTGATGTAGACATGGTCACGAAGCTTGTCGGGAGCATGGGGGAACATTTTGGGACCAACCATTTCGGGGTCTAAGTCCGGATCGTAAAGTTGCTGCCGCAATTTATACATAATAACTGTGCCTGCATTGTCAAAGATTGGCTCTACATAACCAATGGTGACCACCGACGGGAGAGCAATCTGCTGGCCGGTGACCGGATTGATAAGGTGTAGCTCAGACTTGTCATCCGCGGTAACTAGCCAACCATGTGATGACCCAATAAGATACCTGTTGCGGATGGGTGGATCCGGGAGAGTTAAATTGTAGACCCTCTTCTCTGCGAGGCTGTAGAGACAAGCTACATTCTCACCAGCAGATTCAGAGGTGTAGAGGAGGCAAGGCGTTTGAGGCCGTTTGTACAGCTTAAGCTGGCTGCAGAGGCTGGTATACGCGGAGCGCCAGGAGGAGCTGACAGAGGCCGCACGCATGAGGTCGGGTATCTCCAGGAGTGAAAATATGTCCATCAATACATCCTGCGGCAGCTCCGGCAAATTTCTCACCACAGTTTCAGTTTCCATGGGTGGTGAGACCTTTCTCAATACATCCTGCAGCAGCTCCGGCAGTTTTCTCAACACAGTTTCAGTTCCCATCGCTGGTGAGACCTTTCTGAATTTCCCCAATGAAGCGGGAGAAAGAGCCAGGAGCTTAGGCAAAATTTTCAGGCCAAAATGAGCAAAGCTCGTTATCCTGGCTACGCTACAGACCTCCATTGGAGCAATTGCAAAAGCAGGTCTTGTTGGAGAAGAGTTGCTTCAGCGGCAAACCAATTGGACTTGGCTTGTATCTAATCTGATGAGAAGAAGCACACCGAGGGCTGGCTGCACTTTATATCCAGTCGAGCCGAGGCCTCACCTGTGATCCGATTAGAAGAAGGGAGTCCGGATCCAGCGAGGATTGTTGCCGTAGAAACTCCAAAAAGATCTGGAATTCGAATCCGAGCAATTACCGCAAGGGCTCCCGTCGATTGCTCCACTGCGCCTCGGAAGGATGCCCCCCAACGATGGGAGAGGAGAACCAACTAATTGCCCGCCGCAGTGTAGCCCGACGGCTCGGCCGTCCCAGGATCCGCGAGAAGGCAGAAGGTAGCGCCGGCGAGCTTGGGCTTCGTCGGCGGCGGTAAACGGGATGCAGGAGGGGTGGTGAGATTAGCAGTGGAAGGTGGCGGCGAGAAGCTGCTTGGCTCCGCCGTCTTCGTCGCAGGCGGCGGCGTTGTGGGGGCAGGTTGCCTTTGCAGAGGTGAGCGGAGAGGGCGTCAGTTATGCGACCGAGCACTGTGTGCTCCGTGCGAGCGAACGAttcctttttcattttcttttttgatTTGAAAACTTTCGCGCGAGCGAACGATTCCTTTTTTTTTATTAGAACTTCCGAGCCAGCGACCGATTCATTTCAATCGCGTTGGAGTGCGTCGTTTAGTAATTTTTTTCTGTCTGATAAATTTCAGAAACGCTTCCGCTCAACCGATTGATTATCTCAGTTCGTTCATCGCCTCCGTGATCATTAGATCTGCCTTTCATGCTGCCACGGCTAAAGCAATGTTCTTCTACTTCACGCCCATTCTTAACTCCGCCAAGCCAGGACCGTTCACCATCGACCTCATGGCGATGCATGTTGGTCCCTTTGAACTCTCACTTCTAGAAGCTTCTTTTTTCCGAGGATGAGATATGAATGACTCCAAGCAGTTTTCAATGGGTCAAACACCGGGCCTGGATGGTTTCGCCATTGAGTTTATGCAGAGTGCTTGAGAGGTGATCAAGGAGGATATTTGCGGCATGTTCGGCAAGCTACATTTGCTCAATTTTCGAGGCTTTCGCAAGCTTAATGAGGCACCCATTACTCTACTTTCCAAGAAGGCGGACGCTGCGTCACTCTTCGACTACCGgcttgtaatgccccgagaccattgcgccaggtgtcttccagttagtcaccatcattgccatgtcttttgcttgcgtgttgcatcttgccatgtcatcatgtgtattgcatcatcatgttttcaaaacttgcatccgtccgggttcccccagtttcgtctgttatccgttctgagcccagacacacttgcacgcgcccgcggcacctccgaaatattattttataagtggccggaaaatgttctcggaatgggttgaaaggtGGCATGCGGtattgttatgttgtcagtaggccgcctggcaagtttcatcgcattcgaagttcgtttgatagcccaaccgttaaacatacggccacaatatagccggtctaatgtcggacgttttcggtctccgaaaactgttgtcgGGCCtccccttctcttctctcttctcggtccaaccacacacttgacctcgttcGCTAACCCCTCTTTgctcagtgcatcgacccctcgcccgtatccgaaacttccccgaacccgaaccggactttcgttaccgatgggtccggatcgtccccaaacatctataaaacatctctgttttcttaatTGGATTCCCTAAGCTATTTATTTGCGACTGTCCGATTCCGATCAGAGGGACCGAGTAGCCCCTAAGCTAACCAACCTACTATAAACAGTCTAACCCTAGATTTTAGGCAGTGTGTCCCATCCATCCCATCgccaccgccgcaatcttcttcctcctcgttttcccAACCTAGCCAACCACCATCCATCTCAGATCCAGCCCCTCCAACCGCTGCTTTCGACCACCTCCCGTGATTCCGTGCCACCAAAATCCCCAGCAAACCACAGCCGTGCCTCCCGCTCCCCTCCTTGATCCAGCTGTCGTCCAAGCCTTCCCCTTCCTCGAACCGCTGCCTCCTCCCTGTTCGGtccggaggagaggagctcctccatgCCCCACCTCACGACGGCCACCCTAGCAGCAGCAGCCCGGAGCGCCGCCCTCCACCGACACTCCAGCCGGCGCTCGATCCAGTCTGAGATTGAGGCCACAGCCTCGCTGCGCCCGAGCCTCCTAGACTCTTCCCGTGCGAGTCGTCGCCACCAGGCCGTTGCTCCCCTACCTCGCTAGCCTCCCACGCCGTCGGCCACCTCTCCGAGCAGAGCCGTCGGACCAGCAGGTCCCCGTCTCGCGTCCCTTCCTTCCCTCCTGCTCCGTTTGTCTCCCTCTCCCTTATTTTtctcagctctctctctctctctctgttcgtcGACAGGACCCGCAACACCTTCCATGGCCGCCGCCCAGAGTCGTTGCCACCGCACCTCTGACCGGATCTGGACGCCTTGTCGTCTTCTGCTCGCTTCCGCCTTCCCTCGTCGCTCCATCTTTCCCCGGCCTCGCAGGAGCCAAGCTGCCGCTGCTGCCAAGGCTCCTGTGCGCCATCGCGGCCTCCTGCCCATCGCGAGACACGCACGCGCTCACGCTTCACACCCGGTTCCACGCCCTCCGTCCTTCACCGCCGCGCCGGAGATCCCTGACACCGCTGCTCTGCTCTGCTTCTTCTCGAGCAGAGGAGCGCGCCCGCAAACCTCTGCTTCACCTGCTCGATCCGGCCAAGCGAGCACCTCGCCCGCCTTGACCCCCATCGTCGACTGCGCCTCACCCAGCTGACTGGGTCACAGCCTCGTCAAGGCCCATCCGCATTCCACGTCGGCCTGCTGCTTCGTCCTCCACCAAACAGGGCGAGCCCATGGTGAGCATCAGATCCAGTGcccccctgtgcactgttgggccagcaGATTCGGCCCGATTCATGTTTTTTCCCATGGAATGATTTTAGCTATTATTCCAGGATTTACctattttgcagaaaaccccctaagcttcatgcatttaataactcacaaaccgtgcatcatatgtaaaaactttatatatgtaacttgcttcgaatttcatctagtttcataatctgcatCTTTCATCCAtgctaaaaatgtttaaaatgttgtttgattaaatttgctcatatgccatgttaaaatgatttatttcacaaattaataaccgtagctccaaatttaataaactttata from Triticum aestivum cultivar Chinese Spring chromosome 4A, IWGSC CS RefSeq v2.1, whole genome shotgun sequence harbors:
- the LOC123086493 gene encoding uncharacterized protein; this translates as MEVCSVARITSFAHFGLKILPKLLALSPASLGKFRKVSPAMGTETVLRKLPELLQDVLRKVSPPMETETVVRNLPELPQDVLMDIFSLLEIPDLMRAASVSSSWRSAYTSLCSQLKLYKRPQTPCLLYTSESAGENVACLYSLAEKRVYNLTLPDPPIRNRYLIGSSHGWLVTADDKSELHLINPVTGQQIALPSVVTIGYVEPIFDNAGTVIMYKLRQQLYDPDLDPEMVGPKMFPHAPDKLRDHVYIRVFIFPDPSTGSYIAVLIHGPVRQLSFARVGDCKWTSLPPGWDYDLCIYMDGLLYASTRAGRMDAFDLTGRTVTRNIIADEIAIYSSEYKGQFYLLQGPWGGLLQVCRKAELIDAGYEELIVKTNKVWLHKVDMEAEELVEINSLHHNVLFLGRNQPICLSAEEYPQLKANCVYFADDEQYNWMYKTNPRDIGVLNLEDASREEIVSPLWCSCPSPIWITPSFTVMNQSMYK